CCGTCACCAATCGAGTGCGTTATGACCGAAAGACTGTCCGGTCAGACGGCCATCGTCACCGGCTCGAGCGCCGGGATCGGAGCGGCGATCGCGAAACGATTCGCGGCCGAGGGGGCGAACGTCGTAACCAACTCCCGGTCGTACGACCGCGCCGAAACGACGGCCGCAGAGATCCGCGACGAGGGAGGCACAGCAGTCGCCATCGAGAGCGACGTCACGGACTACGATCAGATGGGATCGCTCGTCGAGGCGACGGTCGAGGAGTTCGGAAGCCTCGACATTATGGTGAACAACGCGGGCGTGACCGAGATCGCCCCCGCCGAGGAGTTCGATCCCGAGGCGTGGCGACACGTCATCGACGTCGACCTTACCGGCGTCTTTTTCGGCTCCCAGGCCGCCGGACGCCAGATGATCGAGCAGGGGACCGGTGGGTCGATCCTGAACATCTCCTCGATGCTGGGTCAACAGGGACTTCAGAAGCGGGCGCCCTACTGCGCGGCGAAGGCCGGCGTCGACAATCTCACTCGGACCCTCGCGGTTGAGTGGGCCGAACACGACATCCACGTCAACGCGCTCGCGCCGGGGTTCATTCAGACCAACATCACCGAACAGACCCAGTCAGCCGCCGATTACACCGACGAGGACATCCGCAGTCGGACGCCGCTCGGCCGCTACGGGAGCCTCGAAGAGATGGGCGAGTGCGCGACGTTCCTCGTCAGCAACGATCACTACGTCACCGGCGAGGTGCTCCGGGCCGACGGCGGTTGGACCGCCTTCGCCTGGGGGCGGCGTGACGAGTAGTCGGAGTCGGGTAGTCGGCTCGCGACCCTGTCGGAGAACCGATCCGCGATCAGTTTTTGCGAGCTTCCGGAACGACCGACTAGTTCGGGAACGAAACGTCGTAGTACTCGGCCAGAGTGCGAAGGCTCTCCACTGTGCTCGGCTGGAGTTCGACGCCGTTCTGCGCTTGCTCTCTGTACTTCGCGGTCTCGATCTCGCCCGGGAGCTTCACCTCGTCGAACCCCTCGCGGGTCTCGACGGCTTTGAGCTGGTCGATGTAGTCGTCGACGTCCGCCTTGAACGTCTCGACGTCCCGGAACGCCGATACGTCGATCGCCGCGATGAAGTGACCGAGACGCATCGGCTGGTCGTAGTCGTCGTAGAGGGGTCCGATTTCCGGGCTGGTCCCGACACCGGAGAGCAGCCCGCACAGGACGTCCACGACGACCCCCAGCCCGTACCCTTTCGGTCCTCCGACCGGCCGGACCGCGACGGCCTCGTGGGGATCCGTCGTCGGCTCGCCCTGCTCGTTCACCGCCCAGTCCGAGGGTATCTCGGTGTCCTCCCGTCGCGATTCCTCCTGGATCCGACCCATCGCAACGATGCTCGTGGCCATATCGAGCGTGATCGGGAACGAGCGGTTCGTCGGGACCGATACCGAGATCGGATTCGTCCCGAGGAACGGCTTCGACCCACCGAACGGGATGACGTCCGAGCCGACGTTCGTCATCGCGATCCCGATGAAATCCTCGTCGGAGGCATATTCGGTGTAGTAGGCGGCCGTCCCGAAGTGGTTGCTGTTCGTCACCGAGGCCATCCCGATCCCCGCTTCCCGCGCTAAGTCCATCGCCTCGTTCATCGCCAGGTACGCGGCGCTCTGGCCCGGTCCGTCGTCTGCGTCGACCATCGCGGCCGCCGCATCGATCGGCGTGACCGAGATGTCGGGATCCGGATTGAATCCGCCCCCCTCGAACTTCTTCATATACACTTCGAGTCGCGCGACCCCGTGCGAGGAGACTCCCCGCATATCCGCCCGGACGAGGCCGTCGGCGACTCTGTGTGCGTGCTCGTCCGCGACACCGCCTTCGGTGAGCACCGTTTCGACGAACGATCGCAGTGACTCGCTATCGACGTGAACTGGACTATCTGCTTTCGGTTCGGACATACTCCCTCGCGACTTGCTCGGTTGAACTCATGTGTTCTTTCGCTCCGTGTTCTCGGGGGCTGGTCTGATGGCGTCTCCCGGTGCTGGGACGTCGTGGACGGTCGCGGTCTTCTACTGCGCGGTCGTTCCCCCGTCGATGTTCACGACGGCGCCGTTGACGTTCCGGGCGCCCTCCGATGCGAGGTACGTGGCCAGTTCCGCGATGTCGCTGGGTTCGTTCAGCCGGCGGATCGGGATTGCCTCCCGTCGCTCTTCCACCCACTCGGGGTTTTCCTCTCTGACTTCCTCGTTTATCGCCGTCTTCGTGGTGCCTGGGGCGATCGCGTTCACGTTGACGCCTTTGGGTCCGAACTCCACGGCCAGCTGGCGGGTCAACGCGTTGACGCCACCCTTGCTCGAACAGTAGACGGGGAGATTCTCGATGCCGCGCTCGCCCGCCTCCGAGGAGATGTTGATGAGCGTCCCGTCGGTCTCGACGAGCGACGGGAGCGCGGCCTTGGCGAGCCGCATCGGCCCGGTGAGATTGACGTCGATCACCAGTTCGATGTCCGATTCGTCCGTCTCGGTGATCGGTCCCCGCGTCATCGCGCCGGCGCTGTTGAATGCGATGTCCAACGGACCGAACTCTTCGATCGCGGCCTCGACAGCGGCATCCACCGTAGACTGATCGGTCAGATCACACTCGACGAAGGCGGCCTCGCCGCCGTCCTCCCGGATGACCTCGTGAGTCGGTGTTCCGCCGGACCGCGGCTCCTCGCGGATGTCCCCGACGACGACCTTCGCGCCTTCCCGACCGAACCGTTCGGCAACTGCCCGTCCGATTCCCGAGGAAGCGCCGACTACGAACGCTACGTCACCGTCTAGCTGATCAACCATACCCGGGCTATTGAGATAGAAATATAAATATCTTACCCGGACTCCGTCGAGCGGTCTCATAGCTGTCCCGAGCAGTTGTCCAACACTGTTGGAAGATGTGTGTGATTAATCATCAGAGACATCTCGCCGCAGACGCCGCAAACGGGCCTCTGTGTCTGAATCTTCCGAATTGAGGCGTTCTCCGACCACGGGAGAAAGCATCACCATCGTTTACCAGCCGATTCATCCGTTTAGCTCCTGTCAATCCCTTCGGGATACTTGACTGCGCCGTCGAACGGGCTCCGAAGACGGTGAAGAGTGCGGCAAAACCCCGGCAGAATCGGCCGTCCAACGACGTTGGATCGAGTGATCGTCGAATTCGGCGGAAGTGTTCTATCTTTCAAGAACAGTATATAACGAATGATCGCTGTGGTTTGTCGCCGACCGTTCCGTTCGATTTCCTCGGTGTCGTAATCCAACAATGTTGTATCGATTCACCGGATCATAACCTATTTTTATGCAGGTATCGATCATCGCGTATGGCAAAGAAAGAGAATCAGGGTGGCTCACGAAACCGCATCAAAGCCATCAGTACGATGTTCACGATCGTCGACGGCCTGCGGGAGTTGGAAACGGCCGGCGTGTCGGAACTCGCTGACCACCTGGATATGCCGTCGAGCACCGTCCACATCTATCTGAAGACCTTGGAGGAGGAGGGATTCGTCCTCAACGACGACGGCCAATACCGTTCCAGTCTGCGGTTCTTGGAACTCGGCGGGGACATCCGGCAGCGGATGAGCATCTTCCGCACCGTTCGTCCTCAGGTCGACGAGCTTTCGGCCCAGACGAACGAGGTCGCCAACCTCGGAATCGAAGAGGACGGCAAACGGGTCCTGTTGTACACCTCGGAACCCTCGGAGGGCGTGTTCGACAATTCACCCGTCGGACAGTACACGCATATGCACTGGACCGCGCTCGGAAAAGCGCTCCTCGCGCAGTTGCCCGACCAGCGAATACACGACATCGTCGATCGACACGGGCTTCCGGAAGCGACCGACCGAACGATCACGGACCGGGAAACGCTCTTCGAACGAATCGAGACCATTCGCGACCGCGGCTTCTCCATCGAGGACGAAGAGCGACGCCGGGGAATCAAGGCGCTCGCCGTCCCCATACAGTACGACAGCAATCCGTCGCCTCCGGCCGCGGTTTCCATCTCGGGACCGAAGCGACGGATCGGTGAGGAGAGTTACGACGGACTGCTCGATGCGATCAAGAACGCGGTCAACGTCAGCGAACTTCGGTACAAGCACTACCAGTGACGCCGGCACTCGAGTCGATTACCGCGGATGCATCTCGACTGCGGCTGTCCTGCGACGCCCTCTATATAACTAGTGTACGTATGTTATCTCGTTGTTTCCTCGAACGTGTTCGTCAGAGCACGTTCTCTGGACTGAAAGACGGCGACTGAGATCCAACCCTCGGACACGAGCCCTTGACACAGAGACGTTACGCCATATCGGAACCGTGGACGAGGTTGAGTTCGACTTCGTTCGTCGCCGCGAGCACCCGATCTGCGATCTCGTTCCGGCACCTCGACTCGGGCATCCGATGCGCCGCGCCGGCGACGCTGATCGCCCCACGGACGCCCTCCTCGTCGACGATGGCGGCGCCGACGGCGTGGAGCCCGTCGATCGACTCCTCGAAGTTCAACGCGTAGCCCCGCTCGCGGATCTCGTCCAGCTCGGCGAACAGCTGCTCCCGCGACGAGAGCGTGTGGTCAGTTCGCTGTGAGAGCCCGCGCTGTTCGATTATCTGTTCGACTCGGGCGTCCGGTAGCTCTGCGAGTATCGCTTTGCCCCCAGAAGTCGTGTGTAACGGGACGTGCCGGCCGATACGGGCGTCCGTCGCCACGACGTTCTCGCCGATCGCTCCGTGAATGAACACGCCCTGCCCCCGCTCTTCGACGTGACACCATGCGCGCTCGTCGACGTCCGCGGCGAGCGCCTCCACCTTCGGTCGAGCGATCTGATACAGTTCGTTTCGGTATTGCCGGTAGACCCCGTAGTCCAGAAATCGCAGGCTGAGTCGGTACACGCCGTCGGACTTCGTCGCGTATCCGCACTCGTGGAGCGTCTTGAGATACCGGTGGACCGAGCCCTTGGACGCGTCGAGGCGCTCTGCCACCTCCGACACGCGCAGGCCGTCGTGTTCCTTGAGCAGCGTGACGATGCGGAGCAGTTTGGCCCCCGATTTGACCGTGCCCGACGGGAGCGCGTCGTTTCGCATACCGAAACCATTCGCCCAGTATGTAATGAATATTTCGACGAGACCGCCATCGGCTTCGGCGCGATCTGGTGTCCTCATTCTCTCCGATTGGCAGCGATGCGTTGGCCCGTGGTGAGGATAGATGAGACGACCAATCGGTTTCACGATCGAGAACCGTTTGAGTCGTCAATAACAAATGTACGGATGTGAGCCGGTTGGTTCCTCACGTCGGATTTGCCACGCTGATCGGTTCGGAAAACGCACGTGTTCGGCGAATATGTACCCGAAATCGGTTTTTGACGTATATCGGGTATTTTCTGTCGATCCATCGCGACACCCCGATCGTTTCTCATTCCGGAACTCGGCGAATGGACCGTCCGTGGAGACGGTGTTCGATACTCCCGGGCCCTCGGTCGTCGTGTGGAAATCGGCTGACAAACCGAGTGCATCCAAATCTATATGTATTATTAGATCCACGCCGAGCATATGGGATCGTCAATCCAGCGGTTAGACTCGGCTGCCGAGGTCCCCGAGGAGGCGTTCGAGACCGAGGTGATCGATCTGGACTTCCACG
This is a stretch of genomic DNA from Halobellus sp. MBLA0158. It encodes these proteins:
- a CDS encoding SDR family NAD(P)-dependent oxidoreductase, producing the protein MVDQLDGDVAFVVGASSGIGRAVAERFGREGAKVVVGDIREEPRSGGTPTHEVIREDGGEAAFVECDLTDQSTVDAAVEAAIEEFGPLDIAFNSAGAMTRGPITETDESDIELVIDVNLTGPMRLAKAALPSLVETDGTLINISSEAGERGIENLPVYCSSKGGVNALTRQLAVEFGPKGVNVNAIAPGTTKTAINEEVREENPEWVEERREAIPIRRLNEPSDIAELATYLASEGARNVNGAVVNIDGGTTAQ
- a CDS encoding Ldh family oxidoreductase, which gives rise to MSEPKADSPVHVDSESLRSFVETVLTEGGVADEHAHRVADGLVRADMRGVSSHGVARLEVYMKKFEGGGFNPDPDISVTPIDAAAAMVDADDGPGQSAAYLAMNEAMDLAREAGIGMASVTNSNHFGTAAYYTEYASDEDFIGIAMTNVGSDVIPFGGSKPFLGTNPISVSVPTNRSFPITLDMATSIVAMGRIQEESRREDTEIPSDWAVNEQGEPTTDPHEAVAVRPVGGPKGYGLGVVVDVLCGLLSGVGTSPEIGPLYDDYDQPMRLGHFIAAIDVSAFRDVETFKADVDDYIDQLKAVETREGFDEVKLPGEIETAKYREQAQNGVELQPSTVESLRTLAEYYDVSFPN
- a CDS encoding SDR family NAD(P)-dependent oxidoreductase, producing MTERLSGQTAIVTGSSAGIGAAIAKRFAAEGANVVTNSRSYDRAETTAAEIRDEGGTAVAIESDVTDYDQMGSLVEATVEEFGSLDIMVNNAGVTEIAPAEEFDPEAWRHVIDVDLTGVFFGSQAAGRQMIEQGTGGSILNISSMLGQQGLQKRAPYCAAKAGVDNLTRTLAVEWAEHDIHVNALAPGFIQTNITEQTQSAADYTDEDIRSRTPLGRYGSLEEMGECATFLVSNDHYVTGEVLRADGGWTAFAWGRRDE
- a CDS encoding IclR family transcriptional regulator, with protein sequence MRNDALPSGTVKSGAKLLRIVTLLKEHDGLRVSEVAERLDASKGSVHRYLKTLHECGYATKSDGVYRLSLRFLDYGVYRQYRNELYQIARPKVEALAADVDERAWCHVEERGQGVFIHGAIGENVVATDARIGRHVPLHTTSGGKAILAELPDARVEQIIEQRGLSQRTDHTLSSREQLFAELDEIRERGYALNFEESIDGLHAVGAAIVDEEGVRGAISVAGAAHRMPESRCRNEIADRVLAATNEVELNLVHGSDMA
- a CDS encoding IclR family transcriptional regulator, whose product is MAKKENQGGSRNRIKAISTMFTIVDGLRELETAGVSELADHLDMPSSTVHIYLKTLEEEGFVLNDDGQYRSSLRFLELGGDIRQRMSIFRTVRPQVDELSAQTNEVANLGIEEDGKRVLLYTSEPSEGVFDNSPVGQYTHMHWTALGKALLAQLPDQRIHDIVDRHGLPEATDRTITDRETLFERIETIRDRGFSIEDEERRRGIKALAVPIQYDSNPSPPAAVSISGPKRRIGEESYDGLLDAIKNAVNVSELRYKHYQ